The Gillisia sp. Hel_I_86 genome has a segment encoding these proteins:
- a CDS encoding quinol:cytochrome C oxidoreductase, producing MYTLSSRLKLTAIIFMVVGAIGLVYGFIAAPDTIEDVKEMMAADAHDGPEEVAVLENDAHLANPEPTEGHDATVGEAGHDNEHYEHILHQLQNKPWAAVYIAAFFFFMIALGTMAFYALQQASQAGWSPVLFRVMDGITAYLLPGSIIMFILLALSGFHFNHLFTWMDPEVVAHDELIQNKTAYLNVPFLLIRAAIYIAGWNIFRYLIRRNSLRLDEATDDRLHKTNFKLAAGFLVFFLVTESMMSWDWIMSVDPHWFSTLFGWYVFSSLIVSAVTMIALVSIYLKSRGYLEYVNDSHIHDLAKYMFGFSIFWAYLWFSQYMLIWYSNIPEEVTYFITRIEDYNLPFFGMVVLNFVFPVLLLMNSDYKRINLFVIISGIIILCGHYLDIFVMIMPATVGESWFIGIPEISALLLFSGLFVFVVFRGLTKAPLLPKRNPFIEESKHFHY from the coding sequence ATGTACACGCTATCAAGTAGATTAAAATTAACAGCAATCATTTTTATGGTTGTTGGAGCTATTGGCCTTGTTTACGGCTTTATTGCTGCCCCAGATACTATAGAAGATGTAAAGGAAATGATGGCCGCAGATGCACACGATGGTCCCGAAGAGGTTGCAGTTTTAGAAAACGATGCCCACCTTGCTAACCCAGAACCTACCGAAGGACATGATGCGACTGTAGGAGAAGCTGGCCACGATAATGAACATTATGAGCATATATTGCACCAATTGCAAAACAAGCCTTGGGCTGCTGTTTATATTGCTGCATTTTTCTTTTTTATGATTGCCCTTGGGACAATGGCTTTTTATGCCCTTCAACAAGCTTCACAGGCAGGATGGTCTCCTGTATTGTTTAGGGTCATGGATGGAATCACGGCTTATTTGTTGCCGGGAAGTATCATTATGTTTATCCTTCTGGCACTATCTGGTTTCCATTTTAACCATTTGTTCACTTGGATGGATCCAGAGGTTGTAGCTCACGATGAACTTATTCAGAACAAAACAGCATATTTAAATGTGCCATTTTTATTGATAAGGGCTGCAATTTACATAGCAGGTTGGAACATCTTTAGATATTTGATAAGAAGAAACTCATTAAGATTGGATGAAGCCACAGATGATAGGTTGCACAAAACAAACTTTAAACTAGCTGCAGGGTTCTTGGTGTTCTTTTTGGTTACAGAATCCATGATGTCCTGGGATTGGATCATGAGTGTAGATCCGCACTGGTTTAGTACCTTGTTTGGATGGTACGTATTTTCAAGTTTGATCGTATCTGCGGTTACTATGATTGCTTTAGTTTCTATATATTTAAAATCTAGAGGGTATTTGGAATATGTGAATGATTCCCATATCCATGATTTGGCAAAATACATGTTTGGTTTTAGTATTTTCTGGGCCTATCTTTGGTTCTCTCAATATATGTTGATCTGGTATTCGAATATCCCGGAAGAAGTGACCTATTTTATAACAAGAATAGAAGACTATAACTTGCCTTTCTTTGGAATGGTGGTATTGAACTTTGTATTCCCGGTATTGTTGCTTATGAATAGCGACTATAAACGAATTAATTTGTTCGTAATTATATCTGGGATTATCATTCTATGTGGCCATTATTTGGATATTTTTGTAATGATTATGCCAGCCACGGTTGGGGAGTCATGGTTTATAGGAATACCTGAAATTAGTGCTTTATTGCTGTTTTCAGGCTTGTTTGTATTTGTAGTGTTTCGTGGACTTACAAAAGCTCCGTTGCTGCCAAAACGCAATCCGTTTATTGAGGAGAGCAAGCATTTTCATTATTAA
- a CDS encoding c-type cytochrome — protein sequence MKSLFHKSIVLFLVVATATSCFNKEKPNYQYFPDMYEPVPYEAFGEYDIFVNGQEAKLPVEGTIPRGWTPYGFENSFDGYLQSKAQLTNPLPYSEKNIAAGQQLYTIYCAVCHGDQGDGKGILVEREKILGVPSYDDAGRAITEGSIYHVMYYGINSMGSYASQTTIEERWQIDHYVMKLKGTLEGKPERTFQSDTASVKKNLVPAVNADETILGADANAEQDQESTN from the coding sequence ATGAAAAGTTTATTTCATAAATCAATAGTTTTATTCCTTGTTGTTGCTACGGCTACCTCTTGTTTCAATAAAGAGAAGCCCAACTATCAATATTTCCCCGATATGTACGAGCCTGTACCTTACGAAGCTTTTGGAGAGTACGATATTTTTGTAAATGGGCAAGAAGCTAAGTTACCGGTGGAAGGTACCATCCCAAGAGGGTGGACTCCTTACGGCTTCGAAAATTCTTTTGATGGTTATTTGCAATCTAAAGCGCAGTTAACCAACCCGTTGCCTTATTCTGAAAAGAATATCGCTGCAGGGCAACAATTGTATACAATTTACTGTGCGGTTTGTCATGGAGATCAAGGAGACGGAAAAGGGATCTTGGTAGAACGGGAAAAAATATTGGGGGTACCTAGTTATGACGATGCGGGAAGGGCGATTACGGAAGGTAGTATCTATCACGTTATGTACTATGGGATAAACTCCATGGGGTCTTATGCCTCACAAACAACTATCGAAGAACGTTGGCAAATAGATCATTATGTGATGAAGTTGAAAGGAACTTTGGAAGGAAAACCTGAAAGAACATTTCAAAGTGATACGGCTTCCGTAAAAAAGAATCTAGTTCCTGCAGTAAATGCTGATGAAACCATTTTAGGTGCCGATGCCAATGCGGAACAAGACCAAGAAAGTACAAACTAA
- a CDS encoding DUF3341 domain-containing protein, with amino-acid sequence MASKVIHAIYTDDDLLLQAVKQVRNARYHISEIYSPFPVHGLDKAMGLEPTRLAIASFIYGVIGLIVSIIMMNYMMIEDWPQNIGGKPSFSFVQNSPAFVPIIFELTVFFAAHLMVITFYMRSKLWPYKAAENPDVRTTDDHFLMEIDVASHSVEELSKFLYDTGALEIKLIEN; translated from the coding sequence ATGGCATCAAAAGTAATACACGCTATTTATACCGATGATGATTTATTGCTACAAGCAGTAAAGCAAGTTCGTAACGCCCGTTACCACATCTCTGAGATTTATTCACCATTTCCTGTTCACGGTTTGGACAAAGCAATGGGGCTAGAGCCAACCCGTTTGGCAATAGCTTCTTTTATATATGGAGTAATAGGCTTGATTGTATCAATAATAATGATGAACTATATGATGATAGAGGATTGGCCACAAAACATTGGTGGAAAGCCAAGTTTCAGCTTTGTGCAGAATTCTCCCGCTTTTGTGCCAATTATCTTTGAACTTACAGTGTTTTTTGCAGCTCACCTTATGGTTATTACTTTTTATATGAGAAGTAAATTATGGCCTTATAAAGCTGCCGAAAACCCCGATGTACGAACTACAGACGATCATTTCTTAATGGAAATTGATGTGGCAAGCCATAGTGTAGAAGAACTTTCCAAATTCTTATACGATACGGGAGCTCTTGAAATTAAATTAATTGAAAATTAA
- the nrfD gene encoding NrfD/PsrC family molybdoenzyme membrane anchor subunit, which produces MSHYEAPIRKPLITGNKSYHDVTIDVAAPVEGRANKHWWIVFSIALVAFLWGLGCIIYTVSTGIGTWGLNKTVEWAWDITNFVWWVGIGHAGTLISAVLLLFRQKWRMAINRSAEAMTIFSVMQAGLFPIIHMGRPWLAYWVLPIPNQFGSLWVNFNSPLLWDVFAISTYLSVSLVFWWTGLLPDFAMIRDRAITPFNKKIYGILSFGWSGRAKDWQRFEEVSLVLAGLATPLVLSVHTIVSFDFATSVIPGWHTTIFPPYFVAGAVFSGFAMVNTLLIIMRKVSNLEDYITVQHIELMNIVIMITGSIVGVAYITELFVAWYSGVEYEQYAFLNRATGPYWWAYWAMMTCNVFSPQFMWFPKLRRSIMFSFFISIVVNIGMWFERFVIIVTSLHRDYLPSSWTMFSPTFVDIGIFIGTIGFFFVLFLLYARSFPVIAQAEVKTILKSSGAMYKKLRADHGDHADHHNSAFMADPPANEAHGLHRQMNKGTNDSHEGTVNADVLITSEVQKDKLDQMLSRIGVYDPAIQTASDLTKLKAAGPILQQRLHQVGIYTFAQVSRLESMDFELLNELIENFPQENRREDWVAQAIKLNNNN; this is translated from the coding sequence ATGTCTCATTACGAAGCACCTATTAGAAAGCCTTTAATTACCGGGAACAAGAGCTATCACGATGTAACCATAGATGTGGCTGCACCTGTTGAAGGTCGGGCGAACAAACACTGGTGGATAGTTTTTTCTATTGCACTGGTCGCTTTTCTTTGGGGATTAGGTTGTATAATTTATACCGTTTCTACAGGAATTGGAACCTGGGGATTAAACAAGACTGTGGAATGGGCCTGGGATATTACCAACTTTGTTTGGTGGGTAGGTATCGGGCACGCAGGAACCCTTATTTCTGCGGTATTACTATTGTTCCGTCAAAAATGGAGAATGGCAATTAACCGGTCTGCAGAAGCAATGACCATTTTCTCTGTAATGCAAGCAGGTTTATTCCCAATTATCCATATGGGTCGTCCATGGCTGGCATATTGGGTATTGCCAATACCAAACCAGTTTGGTTCGTTATGGGTAAACTTTAACTCTCCATTGCTTTGGGATGTATTCGCAATTTCTACATACTTATCGGTATCACTTGTATTCTGGTGGACAGGTTTGCTTCCGGATTTTGCAATGATCCGGGATAGGGCAATTACGCCTTTCAACAAAAAGATCTACGGAATTCTATCTTTTGGATGGAGTGGCCGCGCAAAAGATTGGCAACGTTTTGAAGAAGTATCTTTGGTACTTGCAGGATTGGCAACCCCCTTAGTACTTTCGGTACACACCATTGTATCTTTTGACTTTGCTACTTCGGTAATTCCAGGATGGCACACCACCATTTTCCCTCCGTACTTTGTTGCTGGAGCGGTATTCTCTGGATTTGCAATGGTAAATACACTTTTGATCATTATGAGAAAAGTGTCCAATCTTGAAGACTATATTACGGTTCAGCATATCGAATTAATGAACATTGTAATCATGATTACAGGTTCTATTGTAGGTGTCGCTTATATTACAGAGTTGTTTGTAGCTTGGTATTCTGGCGTGGAATACGAGCAGTATGCTTTCCTTAACAGGGCAACCGGGCCTTACTGGTGGGCTTATTGGGCGATGATGACGTGCAATGTTTTCTCTCCCCAATTCATGTGGTTCCCAAAATTAAGAAGAAGTATCATGTTCTCTTTTTTCATCTCTATCGTTGTAAACATCGGGATGTGGTTCGAACGTTTTGTAATTATTGTGACCTCCTTGCACCGTGATTATTTACCCTCTTCTTGGACGATGTTCTCGCCTACATTCGTTGATATTGGGATATTTATTGGGACCATTGGATTCTTCTTTGTATTGTTCTTATTGTATGCACGTTCTTTCCCAGTGATTGCGCAAGCAGAAGTAAAAACAATCCTAAAATCTTCTGGAGCCATGTACAAGAAATTGCGTGCAGACCATGGAGATCACGCAGATCATCATAACTCGGCTTTTATGGCAGATCCTCCAGCAAATGAAGCTCATGGTTTACATCGCCAAATGAATAAGGGTACCAACGATAGCCATGAAGGGACTGTAAATGCGGACGTATTAATAACATCAGAAGTTCAAAAAGATAAGTTGGATCAAATGCTTTCCAGAATTGGGGTGTACGATCCTGCAATTCAAACCGCCAGCGATCTTACCAAATTGAAAGCTGCTGGACCCATATTGCAACAACGTCTGCACCAAGTAGGAATTTACACTTTTGCTCAAGTAAGCAGATTGGAATCAATGGATTTTGAATTGTTGAATGAGCTTATAGAGAATTTCCCTCAGGAAAATAGAAGAGAAGATTGGGTTGCTCAGGCAATAAAACTTAATAATAATAACTAA
- a CDS encoding TAT-variant-translocated molybdopterin oxidoreductase, which translates to MSSNKKYWKSVEELNENSSIVETLQQKEFAEEIPTDEFLGDKGSLSSSSTTRRDFLKYVGFSTAAASLAACEGPVIKSIPYLVQPERIVPGIANYYATTIADGFDFSSVLVKTREGRPIKIDNNTLSAGRSGANARVNASVLSLYDSKRVKRPMVNGQNVSWEDFDAQVGAALEGVTGELALLTQTFASPSTSKLINEFSGKFGDVRHVVYDTVSEDAALSAFQAKYGTRALPNYDFSKAGTIVSVGADFLGDWQGGGYDAGYAKTRIPENGKMSRHIQFESNMSLSGANADKRIPVTPAQQRAVLAALYGYIAGGSSSSELSGKLDDAVVKAASQLRKAGSKGVVVSGLTDVDAQTLVLAINEALGSQVMDTANPKMTRQGSAAAVTKLVEDMQNGRIGAILIAGVNPVYSLPNSKEFVKALKDIEVSVAFSMKEDETAKLCKFIAATPHYLESWGDVQFTKNNFSLMQPTIKPLFDTRQFQDSLLKWTGADKSYYEYIKETWSSLGTDAWNTALHDGVFEGTAPASGAIPAPGFVGGTINTGAALRNLSAASEGKGFQLSLYTKISMGDGQQANNPWLQEMPDPLTRSSWDNYLTISREDADKLELINENVANGALNGSYVNIKMDGVELKNVPVLIQPGQAKGSVGLALGYGKKEGIQKEMQVGVNAYPLYKDFSTVQYVNIEKVAGVHEFASVQLQNTLMGRGDIIKETTLEIFNTKDKNAYNKIPEVSLNHIETPVTSPEVDLWESFDMGIGHHFNLSIDLNACTGCGACVIACHSENNVPVVGKQEIRKSRDMHWLRIDRYYSSEDTFTEDIEKKEDISGLGDSLSQLAEMESPADNPQVVFQPVMCQHCNHAPCETVCPVAAISHGRQGQNQMIYNRCVGTRYCANNCPYKVRRFNWFKYAKNDEFDYNMNNDLGRMVLNPDVTVRSRGVMEKCSMCIQKTQKTILDAKREGRVIEDGEFHTACSAACDKGAMVFGDVNDKEAKILTKVEDKRMYHLLESVGTKPNVMYQTKVRNTSEA; encoded by the coding sequence ATGTCATCAAACAAGAAATACTGGAAAAGTGTTGAAGAGCTAAATGAAAACAGCTCTATTGTTGAGACGCTCCAACAAAAAGAGTTTGCAGAAGAAATCCCTACCGATGAGTTTTTAGGAGATAAGGGTTCTTTAAGTAGTTCTTCCACAACTCGTCGTGATTTCCTTAAATATGTGGGTTTTAGTACGGCAGCGGCTTCTTTGGCGGCTTGTGAAGGTCCGGTTATTAAATCCATTCCTTATTTAGTGCAGCCGGAAAGAATTGTGCCTGGAATTGCAAACTATTATGCAACTACGATTGCAGATGGTTTTGATTTTTCTAGCGTACTGGTGAAGACTCGCGAAGGACGTCCAATAAAAATTGATAACAATACATTGTCCGCTGGAAGATCTGGTGCAAACGCAAGAGTGAATGCCTCTGTACTTTCATTATATGACAGTAAAAGGGTAAAAAGGCCAATGGTTAATGGCCAGAATGTGTCTTGGGAAGATTTTGATGCTCAGGTAGGTGCTGCGTTAGAAGGAGTGACCGGAGAGCTTGCTCTTTTAACTCAAACATTTGCGAGTCCTTCTACTTCAAAATTAATAAATGAATTTTCTGGTAAATTTGGGGATGTTCGGCACGTTGTGTACGATACAGTTTCGGAAGATGCTGCATTAAGTGCTTTTCAAGCTAAATACGGAACCAGGGCATTGCCAAATTACGATTTTTCCAAAGCTGGAACTATTGTTTCCGTAGGTGCGGATTTTCTGGGAGATTGGCAAGGTGGTGGTTATGATGCTGGTTATGCCAAGACAAGAATTCCTGAAAATGGTAAAATGTCTCGCCATATTCAGTTTGAATCTAATATGTCTCTATCTGGTGCAAATGCAGATAAACGTATCCCTGTTACTCCGGCACAGCAACGTGCTGTTTTAGCTGCGTTATATGGTTATATTGCTGGGGGTTCTTCTAGCAGTGAGCTATCTGGTAAATTGGACGATGCGGTGGTAAAAGCTGCTTCACAATTAAGAAAAGCAGGAAGTAAAGGAGTAGTTGTTTCCGGGCTTACAGATGTAGATGCCCAGACATTGGTATTGGCGATCAATGAGGCTTTAGGTAGCCAAGTGATGGATACCGCCAATCCAAAAATGACCCGCCAAGGGAGTGCAGCTGCTGTTACCAAGTTGGTAGAAGATATGCAGAATGGACGCATCGGTGCGATTTTAATTGCAGGGGTGAACCCAGTGTATAGTTTGCCTAATTCAAAAGAATTTGTAAAAGCATTAAAAGATATAGAAGTTTCTGTTGCTTTCTCCATGAAGGAAGATGAAACGGCTAAATTGTGCAAGTTCATCGCAGCTACGCCCCATTACTTAGAGAGCTGGGGAGATGTTCAATTCACTAAGAACAATTTCAGCTTGATGCAACCTACTATCAAACCTTTGTTTGATACCAGACAATTTCAAGATAGTTTGTTAAAATGGACTGGAGCTGATAAATCTTATTACGAATACATCAAGGAAACTTGGAGCTCTTTAGGGACAGATGCTTGGAACACTGCATTGCATGACGGTGTTTTCGAAGGAACTGCTCCTGCTTCAGGTGCAATTCCTGCTCCAGGGTTTGTTGGAGGCACAATCAATACAGGTGCTGCTCTTCGTAATCTAAGCGCAGCTTCAGAAGGTAAAGGTTTTCAGTTAAGCCTTTACACCAAAATATCTATGGGAGATGGGCAACAGGCCAACAACCCTTGGTTGCAGGAAATGCCGGACCCTCTTACAAGATCATCTTGGGACAACTACTTAACAATATCCAGGGAAGATGCAGATAAGTTAGAGCTTATAAATGAAAATGTTGCAAATGGAGCCTTAAACGGTAGCTATGTGAACATTAAAATGGATGGAGTGGAGTTGAAAAATGTTCCTGTACTTATTCAGCCTGGTCAGGCAAAGGGATCTGTTGGTCTTGCGCTGGGTTATGGGAAGAAAGAAGGAATTCAAAAGGAAATGCAGGTAGGTGTTAATGCTTATCCGCTATATAAAGATTTCAGTACTGTTCAGTATGTAAATATCGAAAAAGTTGCTGGGGTTCATGAGTTTGCAAGCGTTCAGTTGCAAAACACGCTTATGGGTAGGGGGGATATCATCAAGGAGACTACCTTGGAGATCTTCAATACCAAAGATAAAAATGCGTATAACAAAATTCCGGAAGTTTCTTTAAATCATATTGAAACCCCGGTAACTTCGCCAGAAGTGGATCTTTGGGAGAGTTTTGATATGGGAATAGGACATCACTTCAATCTTTCAATAGATTTAAATGCGTGTACCGGATGTGGGGCTTGTGTAATTGCATGTCATTCTGAAAACAACGTTCCTGTTGTTGGAAAACAAGAGATCAGAAAATCTAGGGATATGCACTGGTTGCGTATAGACAGATACTATTCTTCTGAAGATACTTTTACAGAAGATATAGAAAAGAAAGAAGATATTTCTGGATTGGGAGATTCCTTGTCTCAGCTAGCAGAAATGGAATCCCCAGCAGATAATCCTCAAGTGGTTTTCCAACCGGTAATGTGCCAACATTGTAACCATGCACCTTGTGAGACTGTTTGTCCTGTTGCGGCAATATCCCACGGTCGTCAGGGTCAAAACCAAATGATTTATAACAGATGTGTGGGTACGAGATATTGTGCAAACAACTGTCCTTATAAAGTGCGTCGTTTTAACTGGTTCAAATATGCCAAGAACGATGAGTTTGATTATAATATGAACAATGACCTAGGTAGAATGGTATTGAACCCAGATGTTACTGTACGTTCTAGAGGTGTTATGGAAAAATGTTCTATGTGTATTCAAAAAACACAGAAAACGATCCTTGATGCTAAGCGCGAGGGTAGGGTCATAGAAGATGGAGAGTTCCATACAGCGTGTTCTGCAGCATGTGATAAAGGCGCTATGGTCTTTGGGGATGTGAACGATAAGGAAGCTAAAATTCTTACCAAAGTTGAAGATAAGAGAATGTATCACTTATTGGAATCTGTTGGAACCAAGCCAAATGTGATGTATCAAACCAAGGTTAGAAATACTTCAGAAGCTTAA
- a CDS encoding c-type cytochrome — protein MKKVKFRHSTSRLLLLSVVFLLSFTNLHYAQEAQVPAGAEQSSEVQATEPSSGDAANGKALFNSLCAACHKPYSKSIGPALNGVSDKYSRTWIDSWIHNSAGMIASGDAQAVAIYEEYNKTAMPAFPQLSEAEIGDILAYVEQPKPTPVAAVDGVSGGGESSGGGISNNVILVILAFVLFMLLIVLFLVNKTLRSFAAAGGVELPVKEKRKPLYKSFVENQFLVLVTAVIVLLASGYLVYGFFMQVGVDQGYQPIQPIHYSHRIHAGDNQIDCKFCHSSARTSKQSGIPSLNVCMNCHKSIGEVAESTATDEYSKEFYDKEIQKLYDATGWDPENQAYTGETKPVKWVRIHNLPDFAYFNHSQHVSVAGIDCQKCHGPIQEMEVVYQDAPLTMGWCINCHRETNVKMAGNEYYEKIHEELSKKYGVEELTAAQLGGLECAKCHY, from the coding sequence ATGAAAAAGGTGAAATTCCGCCATTCAACTTCCAGATTACTACTGCTTTCCGTGGTTTTTCTGCTTTCATTTACCAATTTACATTATGCCCAGGAGGCTCAAGTTCCAGCTGGAGCAGAGCAGTCTTCAGAGGTCCAGGCTACAGAACCCAGCTCGGGGGATGCTGCAAATGGTAAAGCATTATTCAATTCGCTATGTGCAGCATGTCACAAACCTTATTCTAAATCTATCGGGCCAGCTCTTAACGGAGTGTCAGATAAATACTCTAGGACATGGATAGATTCATGGATCCATAATTCAGCTGGAATGATTGCCTCTGGAGATGCACAGGCAGTTGCTATTTACGAAGAGTACAACAAAACGGCAATGCCGGCCTTCCCTCAATTATCCGAGGCGGAGATTGGAGATATCCTTGCGTATGTAGAGCAGCCTAAACCAACTCCTGTAGCGGCCGTTGATGGGGTATCGGGTGGCGGTGAGAGTTCTGGAGGAGGGATTTCAAACAATGTGATTCTTGTTATACTGGCATTTGTATTGTTCATGCTACTAATTGTGCTGTTCTTGGTGAACAAGACACTTAGAAGTTTTGCTGCTGCAGGTGGGGTGGAGCTTCCTGTTAAGGAAAAAAGAAAACCGCTTTATAAATCTTTTGTGGAGAATCAATTTTTAGTATTGGTAACTGCGGTAATTGTTTTACTTGCCAGTGGATATTTGGTGTATGGATTTTTTATGCAAGTAGGAGTGGATCAGGGATATCAGCCTATACAACCTATACATTATTCCCATAGAATCCATGCGGGAGATAACCAGATAGATTGTAAATTTTGTCATTCTTCTGCGAGAACTTCAAAGCAGTCAGGGATTCCATCTTTAAATGTTTGTATGAACTGTCATAAATCGATTGGGGAAGTTGCAGAATCTACAGCTACAGATGAGTATTCTAAAGAATTTTACGATAAAGAAATCCAAAAACTTTATGATGCGACTGGTTGGGATCCTGAAAATCAGGCTTACACTGGGGAAACTAAGCCGGTAAAATGGGTTAGAATTCACAACTTGCCGGATTTCGCTTATTTCAATCACTCACAACACGTTTCTGTTGCGGGGATCGATTGTCAGAAATGTCATGGCCCAATCCAGGAGATGGAAGTTGTTTATCAAGATGCTCCTTTAACTATGGGGTGGTGTATTAACTGCCATAGAGAGACCAACGTGAAGATGGCTGGAAATGAATATTACGAAAAGATTCACGAAGAGTTGTCCAAAAAATACGGAGTAGAGGAATTGACTGCTGCTCAGTTAGGTGGTTTGGAATGTGCAAAATGTCACTATTAA
- a CDS encoding SPOR domain-containing protein: protein MRILKIKDCFFIGVFLFGIQQIGVAQTGKVNIQQDSNIPNLLEIKTAMTKDGKLGERYKIQLYYGDNNSASDVIKKFRSQYSEWPSQIIYETPNYKVWIGNFRNRLEADRALIKIKGDFPSAFIPKPQRG from the coding sequence ATGAGAATATTAAAAATTAAAGATTGTTTTTTTATAGGCGTTTTCCTCTTCGGAATTCAGCAAATTGGAGTAGCACAAACAGGGAAAGTTAACATTCAGCAGGACTCAAATATCCCTAATTTACTAGAGATAAAGACGGCAATGACCAAAGACGGAAAGCTTGGGGAGCGTTACAAGATCCAATTATATTATGGCGACAACAATTCTGCAAGTGATGTGATAAAGAAATTTAGGTCCCAATATTCCGAATGGCCTTCTCAAATAATCTACGAAACACCAAATTACAAAGTATGGATTGGGAATTTTAGGAACCGTTTAGAGGCAGATCGTGCGCTTATAAAGATAAAAGGTGATTTTCCTTCAGCATTCATACCAAAACCACAACGGGGATGA